From Camelus ferus isolate YT-003-E chromosome 18, BCGSAC_Cfer_1.0, whole genome shotgun sequence, one genomic window encodes:
- the FOXL3 gene encoding forkhead box L1-like isoform X2, protein MFDSSQYPYNCFNYDADDYPAGSSDEEQRLTRPAYSYIALIAMAIQQSPAGRVTLAGIYDFIMRAADRGPREGQRQLLDVRRRLRVAAGPLRERQLPAPAAAPRPQARGAERSSRGGRREAPASPRARQRQRAGAPGPREGGAQGPQVQHRLHPLRPRPRSWAQAALRAGERTPPAGGPAEAPPPLDSVSGAEASPLQGWRPSRRGPPG, encoded by the exons ATGTTTGACAGCTCGCAGTATCCCTACAATTGCTTCAATTACGACGCCGACGACTACCCGGCGGGCAGCTCCGACGAAGAGCAGCGGCTCACACGGCCCGCGTACAG CTACATCGCGCTGATCGCCATGGCCATTCAGCAGAGCCCGGCGGGCAGGGTGACCCTGGCCGGCATCTACGACTTCATCATGC GTGCCGCGGACAGAGGGCCACGCGAAGGGCAAAGGCAGCTACTGGACGTTCGCCGGCGGCTGCGAGTCGCTGCTGGACCTCTTCGAGAACGGCAACTTCCGGCGCCGGCGGCGGCGCCGCGGCCCCAAGCGCGAGGGGCCGAGAGGAGCTCGCGTGGCGGACGCCGAGAGGCCCCCGCGAGCCCCCGAGCCCGCCAGCGCCAGCGCGCAGGAGCCCCCGGTCCCCGGGAGGGCGGAGCACAGGGACCTCAGGTTCAGCATCGACTACATCCTCTCCGCCCCCGACCCCGTTCCTGGGCTCAAGCCGCCCTGCGCGCAGGAGAGCGCACGCCCCCGGCCGGAGGCCCAGCAGAGGCACCTCCACCTCTGGACAGTGTGAGCGGGGCTGAGGCCAGCCCCCTGCAGGGCTGGCGCCCAAGCCGCCGGGGGCCTCCGGGGTGA
- the FOXL3 gene encoding forkhead box L1-like isoform X1, with amino-acid sequence MFDSSQYPYNCFNYDADDYPAGSSDEEQRLTRPAYSYIALIAMAIQQSPAGRVTLAGIYDFIMRKFPYYRANQRAWQNSIRHNLSLNSCFVKVPRTEGHAKGKGSYWTFAGGCESLLDLFENGNFRRRRRRRGPKREGPRGARVADAERPPRAPEPASASAQEPPVPGRAEHRDLRFSIDYILSAPDPVPGLKPPCAQESARPRPEAQQRHLHLWTV; translated from the exons ATGTTTGACAGCTCGCAGTATCCCTACAATTGCTTCAATTACGACGCCGACGACTACCCGGCGGGCAGCTCCGACGAAGAGCAGCGGCTCACACGGCCCGCGTACAG CTACATCGCGCTGATCGCCATGGCCATTCAGCAGAGCCCGGCGGGCAGGGTGACCCTGGCCGGCATCTACGACTTCATCATGCGTAAGTTCCCCTATTACCGCGCCAACCAGCGCGCCTGGCAGAACTCCATCCGCCACAACCTGTCCCTCAACAGCTGCTTCGTCAAG GTGCCGCGGACAGAGGGCCACGCGAAGGGCAAAGGCAGCTACTGGACGTTCGCCGGCGGCTGCGAGTCGCTGCTGGACCTCTTCGAGAACGGCAACTTCCGGCGCCGGCGGCGGCGCCGCGGCCCCAAGCGCGAGGGGCCGAGAGGAGCTCGCGTGGCGGACGCCGAGAGGCCCCCGCGAGCCCCCGAGCCCGCCAGCGCCAGCGCGCAGGAGCCCCCGGTCCCCGGGAGGGCGGAGCACAGGGACCTCAGGTTCAGCATCGACTACATCCTCTCCGCCCCCGACCCCGTTCCTGGGCTCAAGCCGCCCTGCGCGCAGGAGAGCGCACGCCCCCGGCCGGAGGCCCAGCAGAGGCACCTCCACCTCTGGACAGTGTGA